In Zea mays cultivar B73 chromosome 7, Zm-B73-REFERENCE-NAM-5.0, whole genome shotgun sequence, the following proteins share a genomic window:
- the LOC103631894 gene encoding uncharacterized protein encodes MASQAIESHRAGAEVCTGDAACRKKSIELLEELGLPKGLLPMEDIQEFGYNRDTGFMWLVQGKKKVEHTFKKIKQTVSYAAEVTAFTEKGKLRKITGVKTKELMLWLSVVEVYVPEASPEKVTFKTGTGLSDSFDAAAFALGE; translated from the coding sequence ATGGCGTCCCAGGCCATCGAGAGCCACCGCGCCGGTGCAGAGGTCTGCACCGGAGACGCCGCATGCAGGAAGAAGTCCATTGAGCTGCTGGAGGAGCTGGGCCTTCCCAAGGGCCTGCTTCCTATGGAGGACATCCAGGAGTTCGGATACAACCGTGACACGGGGTTCATGTGGCTGGTGCAGGGGAAGAAGAAGGTCGAGCACACCTTCAAGAAGATCAAGCAGACGGTGTCGTACGCCGCCGAGGTGACGGCGTTCACTGAGAAGGGTAAGCTGAGGAAGATCACCGGCGTCAAGACCAAGGAGCTGATGCTCTGGCTTAGCGTCGTGGAGGTGTACGTCCCCGAGGCCTCGCCCGAGAAGGTCACCTTCAAGACTGGGACCGGCCTCTCGGACAGTTTCGATGCCGCTGCATTTGCTCTTGGCGAATGA